One window from the genome of Euzebyales bacterium encodes:
- a CDS encoding zinc-dependent alcohol dehydrogenase family protein — MNGDEMQAWIVDRPAPIDDRPLRLVTRKVPQARPGEIRVRVTACGVCRTDLHLAEGDLPPRRSGVVPGHEAVGHVDALGDGVTAHAVGDRVGIPWLRSTCGTCRFCTSGAENLCLRPAFTGWDADGGFAGWCTVPAAYAYRLPDAFDDEHAAPLLCAGIIGFRALRQTGLHATATGQRRLGIYGFGASAHLAAQVALHEEATVHVMTRDPAARDRALALGCTSAQGATDRPPEPLDAAVLFAPVGTLVPPALEALDRGGTLVVAGIHLSDIPTLHYQRHLFQERRIVSTTANTRADGRAFLDAAERIGIRVTTAPYPFGRADQALADLAHDRVQGAAVLLS, encoded by the coding sequence GTGAACGGCGACGAGATGCAGGCGTGGATCGTTGACCGGCCCGCTCCGATCGATGACCGGCCGCTACGCCTGGTGACCCGCAAGGTACCGCAGGCGCGCCCGGGCGAGATCCGCGTCCGGGTGACCGCGTGTGGCGTGTGCCGTACGGACCTGCACCTGGCGGAGGGCGACCTTCCGCCCCGCCGGTCCGGCGTCGTGCCCGGCCACGAGGCGGTGGGACACGTCGACGCGCTCGGCGACGGCGTCACAGCCCATGCCGTCGGCGACCGGGTCGGCATCCCCTGGCTGCGGTCGACGTGCGGGACCTGCCGCTTCTGCACATCGGGCGCCGAGAACCTGTGCCTGCGACCGGCGTTCACGGGATGGGACGCCGACGGCGGGTTCGCCGGGTGGTGCACGGTGCCGGCCGCGTACGCCTACCGCCTGCCGGACGCGTTCGACGACGAGCACGCCGCGCCGCTGCTGTGCGCGGGGATCATCGGCTTCCGGGCCCTGCGCCAGACCGGGCTGCACGCGACCGCGACCGGCCAGCGGCGGCTGGGGATCTACGGCTTCGGCGCCAGCGCCCACCTCGCGGCACAGGTCGCGCTGCACGAGGAGGCGACCGTCCACGTCATGACACGTGATCCCGCCGCTCGGGACCGTGCGTTGGCGCTCGGCTGCACGTCCGCGCAGGGTGCGACGGACCGGCCGCCCGAGCCCCTGGACGCCGCGGTGCTGTTCGCCCCCGTCGGCACGCTGGTCCCGCCGGCGCTCGAGGCACTGGACCGCGGCGGCACGCTGGTCGTCGCAGGGATCCACCTGAGCGACATCCCGACGCTGCATTACCAGCGCCACCTCTTCCAGGAGCGACGGATCGTCAGCACGACCGCGAACACGCGGGCCGACGGCCGCGCCTTCCTCGACGCGGCCGAGCGCATCGGGATCCGCGTGACCACCGCGCCGTACCCGTTCGGACGCGCCGACCAGGCGCTGGCCGACCTGGCGCACGACCGCGTGCAGGGCGCGGCCGTGCTCCTGAGCTGA
- a CDS encoding universal stress protein — translation MGELVVGVDGSDGSRVALAWAVEEARLHGDDLTVVTVMPSPNLLITPAPIGEDLRRRADMEASHRARALLEEVIAPYADAGVTITSVVMRDDATFHALTRRAADADAVVVGSRGLGALRRMLLGSVSSQVAVHAETTVVVVPAPSEEQRRDDKVVVGIDGSTHAGVALRRAAVEAALRGWELELVMVQPPPPVAAESGRDPVEAYMWAGTLAPEPVPHSDELADDYQQATTHWRNLAEGLLEAELDRLDAATLPDKVTPTVIGADHPARALLDVAAWAKLLVLGRRGRGGFTGMLLGSISQHCVRHAMSPVMIVPPNGA, via the coding sequence ATGGGCGAGCTCGTCGTCGGCGTTGACGGTTCGGACGGCTCGCGGGTCGCGCTTGCGTGGGCAGTCGAGGAGGCGCGGCTGCACGGAGATGATCTCACGGTCGTGACCGTCATGCCGTCGCCGAACCTGCTGATCACGCCGGCCCCGATCGGGGAGGACCTGCGGCGGCGTGCCGACATGGAGGCATCGCATCGTGCCCGGGCACTGCTCGAGGAGGTGATCGCCCCGTACGCCGACGCCGGCGTGACCATCACGTCGGTCGTGATGCGGGACGACGCCACGTTCCACGCGCTCACCCGCCGCGCAGCCGACGCCGACGCGGTGGTCGTCGGCTCACGCGGCCTCGGTGCGCTGCGGCGCATGCTGCTCGGTTCGGTCAGCAGCCAGGTCGCCGTGCACGCCGAGACCACGGTCGTGGTCGTCCCCGCGCCCTCGGAGGAGCAGCGGCGCGACGACAAGGTCGTCGTCGGCATCGATGGATCCACCCATGCCGGGGTGGCGCTCCGCCGAGCCGCGGTGGAGGCCGCGTTGCGCGGATGGGAGCTCGAGCTCGTCATGGTCCAGCCACCCCCACCGGTCGCCGCCGAATCAGGCCGCGACCCGGTCGAGGCCTACATGTGGGCCGGTACGCTGGCACCCGAACCCGTGCCGCACTCCGACGAGCTGGCCGACGACTACCAGCAGGCCACCACGCACTGGCGCAACCTGGCCGAGGGACTGCTCGAGGCCGAGCTCGACAGACTCGACGCCGCGACGCTGCCGGACAAGGTCACGCCCACCGTGATCGGTGCGGACCACCCTGCCCGCGCGCTGCTCGACGTCGCGGCATGGGCGAAGCTGCTCGTGCTGGGCCGGCGCGGCCGGGGTGGGTTCACCGGCATGCTGCTCGGCTCGATCAGCCAGCACTGCGTCCGTCACGCGATGTCGCCGGTGATGATCGTCCCGCCCAACGGGGCGTGA